CAGTAGAGGATCAATctctaaatcttacaaaaagtgggaaagtcaaacgattacataaatcgaaattgggatgagTTAGACAGAGAATCCAcatattttggagaaattatcgccgcaaaaaaatcagaatggagggggggggggtactgtcCATACATCATGCAGATGCCTGTGGATTTCAAGACCCCATGCCATCAGATACTGAAGTTTaactatcattttaaaaagattagtTCCAGTCGTTTGAActtgtgtacatttcatttatgaaatagtttaaaatttgtaatggcAATCCCATTTCCCTTTTTATAagataattgattgattgagatagaatattgttttacgcccctctcgagaatatttcattcgtatggagacgtcaccactaccggtgaagggctgcaaaatttaggcctatgctcggcgcttatggtcattgaccagggagggatctttatcgtgccacacctgctgtgacacgggacctcggtttttgcggtctcatccgaagaaccgcctctttcgacaagcaaaggggtactgctcaaggacctattctaacccggatccacacgaGATACGAATAACCAGAATATTGAAATAGCGCTAAAATATTCTTGTAAGTGTAGAGTACCCTAAATGTGGTAAATTTATCATGGATGTCATCTGTTGTACTTGCGCACGATTCTTCATAATTAGCTAGTGTTTCCTCATGCATGTCCCAATTTaagtataaaattcacaaatcgtTGTTTTAATGGGAGAGGGGGTgcttctatatttttcaatcgTAAAAAATTGCTTGCGTTTATAATTCTATAGCAGGTATTTACTTTCTCACTTTACATCCCCGctgttcaaatattattttaatgagaaaaaaaaatgaatttttttgataGCTTTCATGTTTAGTAATATCAGTACTGATATATAGTATATGgaatataaattataatttctgaatgatacttcatgattttctttttgaatttcagaattaaaggtttatttacaattttaattcaactgaattttatagttaataataaaaaaataaaaattacacactTTTGGGATACTCgagtaggtacatgtatatattacatgtataggcCTAATGAACATGAAACTATACGAATACTGTTGACTGATAGTTtgtaatgtagataagatatgaaaatagaatataattttgagtacatttattcaaagttcacgttcattgatgaaatgtttttttGTGATTACAATGATATCCAACCTTTGTGTAatttagtaatacatgtacataccagtGTCTTCGCTTTAACTAAGCGGTTGACTTTAATTTATACTTTGATTTGTCTCAGTctttggaaaatataaaattattggcACAGCGTATGATCTGAAATTGATCTATTTGTGTCCACATTGTTTGGCTACCGACGGATGTACTGAAGTGCAATGTTCATGGCAACACTGAATCCATCGCGTCGGAGATTTTGTATacccatatatatttttcttctaaatCTGGTATCCCTTGGGAAGAGGTATATATGCACCATGCAACACACTTTGGCATTTTTCAAAGCTATGTAGTTTTAAAATACTTCGTTATATACCATGTTATAAGGCCTAGTTGTTTACATCACAGTGGGTCTTTTTGACGTCATCAGCAAGGGAGATCAGCCGCGATCATCAAAAATCATTTCGTGATCGAGTACATTTGATCAGCTATTATGatgttataatgcattgaataaaaaatttaaaaatgaattattgtttaataaaccttgattaatgaatttccatacataactcaatttcttcagatatcgtttcatatgacctttaacgaacagtgatcaatttcatacatcgtatgaagaatacaaaattgagagcaCGGCGGACACGGATACTTCATTTGTTAGTCCTTTGAAATCGTACAGAAAATGTGAACTGGGAAGTTTTACAAGGTATATTGCGGCATACAATGATTTTGGCATAACTATATAGCTGCAATTCTGACCATTGTATTCCATCCGTCTCCTCTAGTCTTTCAACTTTGATCTGCTCTAGATGGATGTCGTAGTCTGACGACGCTACCACACGGTATTTACCAAATTTGGGCACCACAATTGTTTGTTCGTGTTCCTGCAATACCCCCAACAGTCAACTGACATTACAGATGATAGTTAAATAGGTAAAGATCATCAGGGAAAACATAATATGTACCAGTGAAAAGCAGCATTCTTTATATTTTGGCAAAGAAGGGTGTTTCCCCCTGATAAATAGCACCAGCCATATctgttttcaaaaaatgatgATCCACTGTCAAAAAAATAACTCCAGGACTGCAAGTATTCTACCAACTATATATAAAATCTGTGAAGGGTTTGAATTACTCAactagcagaatatttgtattgAATTGTACACAATGCATAATGAGATTTCATGAAAAGATCATGCCAAACCACTTTTCTACGActcttaaattttaaaaatggcgGTGGATCAAAATTCAAATATGGCAGCTATAATGAtgaatctttcaaaatcaaattGCCTGTCTGAGTGTTCTCAGCAGGGAAACCTACAAGGAGTGGTTAGAAAGCGGGTTGGCATTAAGTTTTAATCAACGTTTTCTTAGATAGCATTTTCTGTTTTATCAAGACGCATTTTATATACTTACCATACATAAATGACAACATTTTGGCACACTGGTATAAAGATTTCAATACTCTTGTTAATATCCTTCTAACAAAATATATTACTCTCATAAACGAACTGGAAAGAAACCATTTTTCAATGTTGGTGGTTTTGAATGTTTTGTGGAGGAAACTGATAGGGGTCGAAATGAATTGTTTGCTCAAATCTGTTCACTAGTTCGTGATACTTTTTTTTACTAGTTCTTTTTCTAAAAGcagaaattgataaaaattgaTAGTTTGAGGTAATAAAACCGAAGATTTGAAACCATTGTTTGCTCTAGAACTAGTACTCAGATTATATTCATATTCAAGGATTGTGAAAGTAGGTATGATGTGTTGTTGCAAAAAGCCATGTCACCATCTCTTGATGTCAGACGAATGAGAGTTAGTGCGTCTTAATGTTTTAAATTCCCCAAGACTTTCTCCTAAATACCTCTTAAATTTAATGTTTATTGCGTATAAAATATTCACAAAACTGAACAAAAATATAACGTAATTTCCCAAAATTATGACGTCAAGCAAGTTTCATGGGGATATCTGATGTCATTATCACTAAAACGAGGAAAAAATCTCTATCTAAATCATTTAAAAGGTGATGTTGTTCATTTAAGTCGTTAATCATATGCTATGGTTATTTATTACTGCACATCACTTACTTTCGTTTCCAAAATCCAAACATGTTTTGCTCTGAGACTTCGAAATATCCATCCCGCTGAATGGAAAAAGTCTATGTGATTGGCCAGTTCATAGAGGAGCTCAATGTATGGACCAATCGTGTCGCCGCGTTGTTTGTGGAGAGCTATATCAAGAAGGTGTGTTGATCTTGGAAATTTGTAGTGCTAGACAAAATATACAAAGTTTGTGATAGATTGAtttcataaaaacaaacacatctAGAATCGTCCGAGGCCCATCATGACTTACTAGTTGTTTGGAACCGTCCTCTGAGACACTTGTCGTAGGAGGCCATGGTTCCACACACATCCTTCTACTGTCGATTTCCTTCAGTCTGTTGTATGTAAACTTCAGGAAGTCATCGCTCACTTTTTCCATTACTTTCATCATTCCTAGTTTGTCCTAGATTTGTAAAATCAAAGAAAAGCCTCAAAGACCTAGAAGCGCTCACTAACACAAACCGTAGTGACTAATTGCATCGTGGAAAGAACGTGGTGTTGTCACAGTGTTATTTAATtattatcaggtaaacggtgtaatccgtagtcaaaatcagcgtgccaagaacggcctaacaattggtatgaaacacgtcagacagtatttaacccattgataggttgtattggcaaattagatcgtcaTAAAATTGCTAAATGCtgtctttaaacgagactgttggagcCCCGGtgtgtcagtagcttgcctcgatcaaaaacaaatatcatacgCTGTAgatgctcttgcgtatcgaatcaattaaGAGATATTAATACCATTACAGGTGACAATAGAATATTGCCACATAAATAAGGTTAAGTTGACGATGgtgaagctgaaatcatccgtttctgataaagttgaattgtttgccgttaatatttattttcaataaaatgtccaAGTACGAAGCAAATGTGAaggactctgtgatgtcttttatttagaGATAGGATAAAAAGAAAGGGATTTTCCCCGGTCGATCGAAATGAGGAAGGAGACACAATCTTGATTTAGTATTATGCACATTTCACCTCGTGCACAATCTTGTAATACTCGTCAGATGTTATTTCTATCAGTGGGATGCCATCCTGTTCTCGTAGTCTTTCATTGTCTTCCGCTAGTTTTGACGCAAAGACAGCCATAGAATCTAAAGAAACATAGGATTCATTTAATTAAAGAATATCAATATGTATGCATTGTGGTCATGTCCAATAGAATTTGTTGTTTTTACCCCATATAGCATTAAACGTCCTTGTTAGTAAGATGCACAGggcatttcaattttttcatcttCATGAGCAATAGACTGTAAACTCGAACATTCTTGTATATTTCTGAGACCCTTTGCGGAAGTAATAAGTGTATCATCTCTTCTAATGGTAAATATTTTTACGTTATTTTCACTAATATTGATTACATTGAAACCTATTTAATCCAATATGCACTGgagtacaatacatgtattttgtcggAATATACAGTGTGTCGGAATAAACAGTGTAACAacaatataaatatgaaattaagaaTGAAAAGAAGGGTcagatatatattattatatataagaaattaatgataaattccttATCATCCATAGCTGCAGAAGTGtggctctctgaaaaaatattgtgacggaagaGAGAATCTAGTATCAAAacattcttaacatattttcctactatacttgtgtccaaacataccgtcaaatattcattaaagccacacacgacccgaaaactcgcagcttcaaatgatttcgtttgttgacgtagccatgttaggtagccaggtcaattcgaaccctttttctgttggtatctattcataaaattcgttataagttatgtattcgctcttcatttatcatCAAAACGAATAATTCATAGAAATTAAGAAATATAGTTTTTCTAAATGTAAAATAAGCtcttaattaatgaaaatgctACGAAAGTCCAATATGGTCCTTAAATAATATTTAGCTCAAATATTTGTGGgaatattagttcacatctagacgtaattgtgcaagtatggaaatgaaccgggattcgaattgaccgactacctaacatggctacgtcaacaaacgaaatcatttgaagctgtgagttttcgggtcgtatggggctttaatgaatatttgaaggtatgtttggacacaagtatagtagaaaaatatgttaagaatttttttaatattaaatttatgagacagaaacacaaaaatacaacgatatcaggcctcaaccgtgcgcagctctctgtgcgccgtaaatcgaaggtttttataaagggtggatctgtagctctctgttttgtcacaatatttttttcagagagctacagttccgcAGCTACAACTAAAATAAATCATGAAGGTTAAATGATACGGGAAATGTCACAATCCATGAAATAGTGGACGAATTGAAATTCATTATCACATCATGATagttgaccttttgacctaaagATATATTGATGCCTTTCATTTTGATCATTGTCTACTTCAGTgccaaaattgaaaaatacaggATATCTAATATGGGAGATGTCGCTTTACATAAAAGTATTGATAAACATACCAAACATAGGGACTATCAAATGCTACCTCATCTTTGACAAGAGATCCAAATAATTAATTctctttaaaaacaatttcaaacGCCACCAAAAGTTTTCAAGTATTCATGATCCTTAATTCTTTAAAGAATCACTCATGAATTTATGGTTTACTGAagtttttatctctcaaaatttgaaatctatAGAACAATCTTACCCTCTTCATGCGCCCTGTATCTTTGAATTGATTCTGGAATTCCCtgtttaattgaaattgttttttttttaaatgtaagtaAGCTGAAAAATGTCCAGTTTTATTTATGGTCAACTTGCTTTCATCCCCAGAACTGGGAATTCCAAGCTTGAGACAAGGCGAAATTGGTATTGATTGTATTACAGTAAAAACGTCCGTTTGTACATTAGTCTATACCCAGCATAACACGCTTGAGACAAGGCGAGGACTTACCCTTTCAAATACAGAGTTGGGTTTTATTTGTCGTTCTGTAAGGGGAGGTATATCGTATACCTTTGCATGTGTTCCCTCCACTCCAGAATAAgtgtctgacaaaatcaaaTAAGATGcatttataatgaaaacaataataaataattatacaataagGATAACTAATAAATTACCTATTTTTgtggggtaattttttttgtattatgaGAGAAAGTATGATAACATAAATTCATGGAGTTTTCATTTCGTATTTGATAAGTGGGAGTTCATTACATTAGCCAACGCTTTCCTGTAGCGATAATTAGACTCTCctgaaaatgaataattttgaattctatCGTTTAAATGTTCTAATTTTTTGTCTTGAACTAAATAAACGTTTGCGTGCAAATGAATATCCACTACAGCTACTGTAGATTTCTTCGTTGCAGAATGCTTTTGGGTTGTAtatcaaatatgtatatatttctatgtattaCCGTATGTACTATAGCCTTTCCCCCTGCTGACGTTATGCGATATGTCTAAAAGTCTTTCCCGCAACGCCTCCAGTTTTAGTCTCTGATCGGGTTCGCTGGCAAGTCCCTCCAAAATAAGACCCTGGACGCGCCTCGGTCGATTGAATCCTTGAGGTTTAAGGTGAGTAAAGACAATCTAAAAATAAACCagataatttttgtttgaaaaatcataaataccAGGTCATTAGAGTTTCGAAAGCATCGTTATAAGCAACGTAATATTGTACCAAAAATAGTTACTTACATTAGTTACCATATCGTCAATATCCGAATCGATTATGTCCGAATACGGCCACGCGGCATAGTTGAGGATTTCGTCTGCTAGAATATTGACAGACCAAACGTCACTGTAGATACTGTAGAATCCTTTTAGCAGACTCTCGGGAGCCGCCCACCGAATGGGGACTCCGTCAAAGTCCAGATCTGAGAAAAAAGTAGGATCACAATTATATACATactagtaaatatatatatatatatatatatatatatatatatatatatatatatatataaagcatatCGACATTATACAACTCTATTCCAAATCCTACCAATTAAGCCGCACACTATTCCACCACTAGGAAAATCGGACGGCTTAGCCGCCATCTCAAAGTTTTTCAGTTTGAGGACATATCCATTTTCTGTCAATGTGCAGCCGAAGGACGCTGTGGTTATATCCCTAACGAGGCAGCCATAGCTATGTACGTATATAATTGCCTGCACAGCTTGTACGATAATTCCAATGAGATCTGTGATTGGGATTTTCTTCCCTTCGTCTCTAGCCTTCAGGAGGCGCCTTTGTAGATTGTCTCCTGGTAGTTTTtctttgatgtaaaactttggcgAGGACTGATTGAACGCCAGAAGTCTAACAACATTTCTATCCATATCTCCGAACTCAATTTCCTTCAACACGTCCAATTCATTTTCCAGCCTCTCTCGTctcaatttttttattattgcatCAATTATCGTGGAGCTGTTAGTATAACTAATCTTCACATCCAGATCTGTTGGCTCATCAGGTTTAACTTCGAATATGCAAGTGATAGATGCATCTACTTTACAAAATGTGCATTGTTTGCGTTCAAAACCAATGTTAAGAGGTGAAACTGAAGGAGATGTGTTGAACACCAGCCCGCACTTGCTTAAACCTGTCTGTATGTGATCCTCTGTGTCTGTCTTTGAAGTACTGTCGTCTCTTTTAGTGATTTCTTTGTATCTGGATCGTATTCTTTTATTATGGTGAAACAGCAGGCAGTGGTACATGCTAAACCCCTCATCATTCAATATTGAAAGtaattgattttcacaattTACAAGCACCTCCAATTTTACTACAATAAAGAGGGTGTTCAAAATTCTTTTAAGTAGAATAAGGACATTGTATGATAAGTAAACTGTGTACATATTAATACAGCTGAAATAATTGTAGATGTTTCTATATGTAACCTTACCATCAGAATGTTCACGTTGTAATATATGAACTATAAACAAGTCAAGCAAACGATGGTACCATTTCCTCATTCCCTCGTCAGTATAACCATCCATAAATGAAGATAAAACTACCATTTTCTGAACACCTGGATTGAATTTTGACTGCTGTCTCAGCACCTTAACATAAAAAAGACTAAAGGTAAAATAGATATAATGTTGAGACAATAGGATATACCAGTTCATCCAACAAATATTTGGTTAATTGATATCAACATCTGACCATGTTCTGTGATGAGGGAAGGTAGTCATAAACCACATCGTATTCTTGTTATATCTAAACATTAAACATCATATAATGGAAATAGAAAcgagagatgtttgtaaaacacatatgccccccccccccccggtgcaaaattgaaaagggttatacacacacatcatttaattgatagtagtatcatcaatacaaaatattgagcagacaacatcttcctatgtcaagagtggattgatcaTTTGACCTAAAAATCCATAGGGGTAATCAAATCCGGAAGATgtaacagtgtaccaagtttgatgtctgtcaagcaaagggttctcaagatattgaacgtacattatatattcctatgtccagttcgaCCCGTGaactttgaccatatgacctcaaaatcaataggggtaatcttctcctgaagatgtaccagtgtaccaaagttgatatctgtcaagcaaagggttttcaagatattgagtggacagtatattcctatgtccaattcgacccttgacctttgaccatgtggcctcaaattcaatagcggccatcttctcctgatgatgtaccagtgtaccaagtgtaatgtctgtcaagcaaagggttctcaagatattgagcggacagtgtattcctatgtccagtttgacccttgaccatgtgacctcaaaatcaataggggtcatcattTTCTAAAGATAcacaagtgtaccaagtttgatgtctgccaagcGAAGGATTCTCGAGACAATGAGGGatcaatatattcctatatccagttagacccttgaccatgtgacctcaaaatcaataggggtcatctactccttaagatgtatcagtgtaccaagtttgatgtctgtcaagcaaagggttctcaagatattgagcggacagtatattcctatgtccagagtagattgacccttgacctttgacctgaaaacaataggggttctcttcttctcataaccaactcacatttgaaatatcattacgatcaagtaaatggttctcaagatattgagcggacaatatgtggtgtaccgaccgaccgacaggtgtaAACCAATATGCACCTCTGCTTTGAAGGGGCATAAATAGCACCGCATACATTACCAGATTTCCTGTATGGAAAAGAGCAGCAAGTCCCTCGATACATATAGCATTGTCTTCTCTGTTAAAAGGGGGAAGAAAATCATCCATATCTTCTCCCATCAACAAACTCTCGTCGAAATCCACCGCTTCTAATTCAAACATGCATCTCGCCATCTTAGCGAAGATGATAACATCAAGGTCATTTCTTTCCATAACACGCTTCTTCTTAGATTGGATAGCTGACAATACATTCTGAATGCATGGAATCCAATCATCAACTGCTTCAATGGCCCGTAGGTAAATAAAGCAGTTGAACATAATCCCGAGCTGGATGAGAGACTGGAATATGGGGGCTGTTTTCTTTGTCTCTGAGATAACGGTGAATAGTTCAGTGGTGCCTGTCTTGTATAAGTTCTTCATTTCTTCTTTGGTAAATTTTCTCTGATCAGCATCCATAATCACCTCCGTCAGTTTGTTAATGCAAAGATGTTTAACGGATTTCTCTTTGCAAGAGAGAAAATTAAAGATTTCTGCAATCCTGTTATTTCGTTTCAGATTTGGCAGACGAAACGCTGTGACATACTTCGACAAGTCTTGCTGAACTTCTGTCGAGCCCTCCTCCATTGTTCGGCATATCTCGCCAATAGAAAGCTTTTCGTAGTTTTCTGTAAGAATTTGGGTACAAAAAGTAAAGAAGTGTTCACTATCACTTCCagcaaaaaaattcataaaacttGAAGTAATCAAATCATACCTCGAGGAAAGAAGAAAAACTTGGAAATCATGAAACTGTGACTGTCTTTCTGATACGGTAAAAACTCATGAGCATCCACAAATGCTTCTTCCCAGGTGGTGTCCTTCTTTTTGAGTCTGGAAATAACACTACTAGCTTCGTACCCATATTCGTCATCGTCTAAATCTTCAATCCGTCTGTTGGATGACACGTGTTGGAGAGGAAGATTCACGATAGCATGCTTGGTGATCAACTTTCCTTCGTTCTTCGTCGGTGGTTCGGGAATTGGCCTACGCGGGATGAGAGTCCTATATCTGGTTTCATAGATCCCTTTCCAACCTAATGCCTCATAGTTTATGTCACAATAGTCATCATAGAGGCTTTCTTCAGTAGTTGTACTTTGGTCTGGTTCATTAGATTtttctaaattaattaaaataatcacacataataatagctttcattcatatgtcgatttggtatatccccgtgagctcgaaataaaggacaccacagagtcgtccacttctgcttcatacttagacatgttattgaatgtagacattaacggcaaactgacaactcaactgtatgacaaacaggatgatttcagcttctccatcggcaacttctcatatttatgtagcaatattccattatcacctgcatatggtgtttatatatctcaactgattcgatacgcaagagcttgttctgcgtatagtcagtttttaaatcgaggtaagttactgacaaacaagttgatggtacaggggtttcaacagtctcgattgaagtaagcatttcgcaaaatctatggtcgttataacgatctagttcgtcaatacaacctcgcattgggtcaaatgctgtctgacgtgtttcataccgattgttaagccgttcttggcacactgattttgactacggataacaccgtttacctgatcaggatatagggctcacggcgggtgtgaccggtcaacaggggatgcttactcctcctaggcacctgatcccacctctggtgtgtccaggggtctgtgtttgtccaactatctattttgtattgcttataggagttataggattgatcactgttcgttatcttcaccttttatcgCATCGTATCGAAATTTTCTTAGCAATACTCAGCCCTAGTCAGTACCTCAAtgatattttaaacataattaagGGCGTCCCACAAAGACCTATACTTGGTCCCTTACTTTTCAATATGTTAATAAACGGATTGTTCCTTTATGTACATAGATGTAATCTCTACAATTATGCAGATCTTCGAACAAAATGCAGGGAAACCTGGAAAAGTTCCAAGCTTTCTCTATTggcaaaaacaaaatatgataaaaacaTTGTTTTCAACTTGGATGGAAACAAAATGAAGTATAATTTCCTTCAGACTCAACAGACATAGCACAAAAATTATGTCAATAAAAAACAGCGAcgcaattaaatattttaaaacagctAGAAAAGCATCTAACTAAATTAAGcaaaattacataatataattcattaataATATCCAACAGCTACTGTCCACTGCCATGACACATCTGAGAAATTGAGAACATTTAAGAAAGAGCCTTGTGATTTATTTATTCCAATCGTGAAAGCACATATGATTGTTTATGAAACCTGTCAAAATTACCTTCCTAAAAACTAGACGAATGCGTACAAGATCACTAGAATATCATTCACAATATTAGTAAACCTTTATACAAGATTTGGTTGTCTTAAAACTCAATTC
This genomic window from Ostrea edulis chromosome 4, xbOstEdul1.1, whole genome shotgun sequence contains:
- the LOC125670011 gene encoding uncharacterized protein LOC125670011 isoform X3; this encodes MFINKLFGKESKPKAQKDQDTKKSNEPDQSTTTEESLYDDYCDINYEALGWKGIYETRYRTLIPRRPIPEPPTKNEGKLITKHAIVNLPLQHVSSNRRIEDLDDDEYGYEASSVISRLKKKDTTWEEAFVDAHEFLPYQKDSHSFMISKFFFFPRENYEKLSIGEICRTMEEGSTEVQQDLSKYVTAFRLPNLKRNNRIAEIFNFLSCKEKSVKHLCINKLTEVIMDADQRKFTKEEMKNLYKTGTTELFTVISETKKTAPIFQSLIQLGIMFNCFIYLRAIEAVDDWIPCIQNVLSAIQSKKKRVMERNDLDVIIFAKMARCMFELEAVDFDESLLMGEDMDDFLPPFNREDNAICIEGLAALFHTGNLVLRQQSKFNPGVQKMVVLSSFMDGYTDEGMRKWYHRLLDLFIVHILQREHSDDLDFDGVPIRWAAPESLLKGFYSIYSDVWSVNILADEILNYAAWPYSDIIDSDIDDMVTNIVFTHLKPQGFNRPRRVQGLILEGLASEPDQRLKLEALRERLLDISHNVSRGKGYSTYDTYSGVEGTHAKVYDIPPLTERQIKPNSVFERGIPESIQRYRAHEEDSMAVFASKLAEDNERLREQDGIPLIEITSDEYYKIVHEDKLGMMKVMEKVSDDFLKFTYNRLKEIDSRRMCVEPWPPTTSVSEDGSKQLHYKFPRSTHLLDIALHKQRGDTIGPYIELLYELANHIDFFHSAGWIFRSLRAKHVWILETKIWLVLFIRGKHPSLPKYKECCFSLEHEQTIVVPKFGKYRVVASSDYDIHLEQIKVERLEETDGIQWLPIEAIKAGLYSKESDVYAFGMITWEIMSAFGQEGIVYDKDEERELTCIPFNYQQSANILQHLIKGYIPEKHVKCPDWFYQEVTRPCLLHQKIDRPSMKTILQILSTRLGKSLPKQILSLPPLPPPPTSTWSTNCPVRLPRQPSERYPLVRQQISEDVDSYEEVDSLTHLRTPPPLPPVLYHNTKERKNQDRVKRILPLPPKPKDVEENDTEEIPTLWIKGREAEENVAEDDVTFISPPIPRRPPPPAPTGNQIESTETTDEKSCKTLPLPKLPESSIKTLPLPKLPESSINLSENTSAPTLPPKPQCAIFIANQDSINIHKTSDYLEFPLNTRSQIWDNNKGSCNERKASLQSVEDTEGGSGNERKASLQSVKDTDRGSGNERKASLQSVEDTERGSDFDRTSGLCHAQQVDNSLGDTQRGSDFYGELTNIEKQSSPYVNETGTDTKPILPPRKPLNK